Proteins encoded together in one Aminipila butyrica window:
- a CDS encoding EAL domain-containing protein, with product MIKNRINRSERTIALWLVLIWSVASIFCFPVYVEAGGSSAEKVVKVGYYPDYATIMEPSSQESRGYGYEYLQEIAKYTGWTYQFVKCSWEEGLHMLQEGKLDLLGPMEKTPAREEIYDFPAMQMGVETGVLFANKDSQLSYDDWEALDGIRVGSEPGKYYIEAMERYCQEKGIQVQYVYTDSKDISRELREGRYDAYLTGDLYTVPGTMVVARLSATPYYYATTKGNREILEGMNKALQEIFKRDKYFEEKLYDKYFSGRENSKPGMDKSELEVVKKYPKLVVGCESDSRPLQYYDRDSGLPSGICIDILTEVGRLSGIEFQFVPITSSKGKVAKQKLEEVDLYAGHRGGILAGGRDTAAYLSIPMMLVSDEQINLSDPLKVAVYSFDKMNYNQLKKEYPQFFVQTAETSEEALKVLHSGEADAMLMPAYIYNELEQLEKTSSFFVYSTDLKCRMNLQVSEQLPEKMIDILNKGIARLDGDVVNTIIYKNTSASAYEVSFGRLIKENAWSLLGLVVVLFGAALFLIERNNKKLKSILYVDKSTGKSSLAKFHLEARDLLDSAEPEEYMLVSMDVNNFKYINDIYGYDVGNQVLQALAEHIEQILPGEILLTARRTADNFVFIGKAADKNQIFASIADDRNLRKDVQAILGQDYELNLSIGAYVIHQPEKNLSIMLDYANIAKKTVKGRVGNPIAEYTPEMAENMELKKKVTVGMEAGLLHKEFITCIQPKYSLSDETLIGAEVLVRWKHPELGMLSPMLFIPLFEENGFIEKLDLYIFESTCQMIQKWRQAGADKIPRISVNVSRVTLGRENLVKDMLELAKKYQVQTPGLEIEITEGTLEKNTERIIDIINEFKAAGFYVSIDDFGSGYSSLSILKDMPADIIKIDKEFLSETFDSQKGRNIIRSVIKMSKELNLEIVAEGIQTREQAEALRAMECDVAQGYYFARPMQPQDFEDLILQAAKKN from the coding sequence ATGATAAAGAATCGAATAAATCGAAGTGAACGTACAATAGCTTTATGGTTGGTCCTGATCTGGAGCGTAGCCAGCATTTTCTGCTTTCCCGTTTATGTGGAAGCAGGTGGAAGTTCTGCGGAGAAGGTAGTGAAGGTGGGTTATTACCCAGATTACGCTACCATCATGGAACCTTCCAGTCAGGAGAGCCGAGGGTATGGCTATGAATATTTACAGGAGATTGCGAAGTATACAGGCTGGACCTATCAGTTTGTAAAGTGCTCCTGGGAAGAGGGCCTCCATATGCTGCAAGAAGGAAAGCTTGATCTTTTGGGACCCATGGAGAAGACTCCGGCCAGAGAAGAAATCTATGACTTTCCAGCCATGCAGATGGGGGTAGAGACTGGCGTGCTGTTTGCCAACAAAGACAGTCAGCTTTCCTACGATGACTGGGAGGCTCTGGACGGCATACGGGTCGGTTCAGAACCAGGGAAATACTACATAGAGGCCATGGAACGATACTGTCAGGAAAAAGGGATACAGGTTCAGTATGTGTATACGGATTCCAAGGATATCAGCAGAGAACTGCGAGAAGGCCGATATGATGCCTATTTGACAGGGGATTTGTACACAGTACCCGGGACCATGGTAGTGGCTCGGCTGTCAGCAACCCCTTATTATTATGCCACGACCAAGGGCAACCGAGAGATTCTAGAGGGGATGAACAAGGCCCTTCAGGAAATCTTTAAAAGAGATAAATATTTTGAAGAAAAGCTTTATGACAAGTACTTCAGTGGCCGGGAGAACAGCAAGCCAGGCATGGACAAGAGTGAGCTGGAAGTGGTAAAGAAATACCCTAAGCTGGTGGTGGGGTGTGAGTCAGACAGCCGTCCCTTGCAATATTACGATCGAGATTCAGGTTTACCCAGCGGTATCTGCATCGACATTCTGACAGAGGTAGGCCGCCTTAGCGGCATTGAATTTCAATTTGTGCCCATAACCAGCAGCAAGGGGAAGGTGGCAAAGCAGAAGCTGGAAGAAGTGGATTTGTATGCAGGGCACCGAGGAGGGATTTTAGCCGGCGGCCGTGACACAGCGGCGTATTTGAGCATCCCCATGATGCTGGTATCGGATGAGCAGATTAACTTATCTGATCCGTTGAAGGTGGCCGTCTACTCTTTTGATAAGATGAACTACAACCAGTTGAAAAAGGAGTATCCGCAGTTTTTTGTTCAGACGGCAGAGACATCAGAGGAGGCCTTAAAAGTCCTTCACTCAGGGGAAGCAGATGCGATGCTCATGCCTGCCTACATCTACAATGAGCTGGAACAGTTAGAAAAGACAAGCAGCTTTTTTGTCTACAGTACGGATCTTAAATGCCGCATGAACCTTCAGGTATCTGAGCAGTTGCCGGAGAAAATGATTGATATCCTCAACAAGGGTATCGCCAGATTGGACGGCGATGTGGTGAACACCATCATTTATAAGAATACCTCTGCCAGTGCCTATGAGGTATCTTTTGGCAGATTGATTAAGGAAAATGCCTGGAGTCTGTTGGGGCTGGTGGTGGTGCTCTTCGGGGCGGCGTTATTCCTCATTGAGCGGAACAATAAAAAGCTTAAATCCATCCTCTATGTAGATAAAAGCACAGGAAAATCTTCTTTGGCTAAGTTTCACCTGGAGGCCAGGGATTTGCTGGATAGTGCCGAACCAGAGGAATACATGCTGGTGAGCATGGATGTGAACAACTTTAAATACATAAACGATATTTATGGTTATGATGTGGGCAACCAGGTTCTACAAGCTTTGGCAGAACATATCGAACAAATTTTGCCGGGAGAAATTCTGCTCACGGCTCGGCGGACTGCGGATAATTTTGTATTTATCGGGAAAGCTGCCGATAAGAATCAAATTTTTGCATCTATAGCCGATGATCGAAACCTGAGAAAAGATGTTCAGGCTATCCTGGGACAGGATTATGAGCTGAACTTAAGCATTGGGGCCTATGTTATTCATCAGCCGGAGAAAAACCTCTCGATAATGCTGGATTATGCGAATATTGCCAAGAAGACAGTAAAAGGCAGGGTGGGGAATCCCATCGCCGAGTACACCCCGGAGATGGCGGAGAACATGGAGCTGAAAAAGAAAGTAACCGTGGGCATGGAGGCCGGTTTGCTCCACAAGGAGTTCATTACCTGTATTCAGCCGAAGTATTCCTTGTCGGATGAGACGCTGATTGGAGCAGAAGTGTTGGTTCGCTGGAAACATCCGGAGCTGGGTATGCTGTCTCCTATGCTGTTTATTCCCCTGTTTGAGGAAAACGGTTTTATTGAGAAGTTGGATTTGTATATATTTGAGTCCACCTGCCAGATGATTCAGAAATGGAGGCAGGCAGGCGCAGACAAGATTCCGCGTATTTCGGTGAATGTGTCCAGAGTGACCTTGGGCCGGGAGAACTTGGTAAAAGATATGCTGGAGCTGGCAAAAAAATATCAAGTGCAGACCCCTGGCTTGGAAATCGAGATTACCGAAGGTACCTTGGAAAAGAATACCGAGCGGATTATAGACATTATCAACGAGTTTAAGGCAGCCGGGTTCTACGTGTCCATCGACGATTTTGGCAGCGGTTATTCCTCCTTGAGTATATTAAAGGATATGCCGGCAGATATTATTAAGATAGACAAAGAATTTCTCTCAGAGACCTTTGACAGTCAGAAGGGAAGAAATATCATCCGCAGTGTCATTAAGATGTCCAAGGAGTTGAATTTGGAGATTGTTGCAGAAGGCATCCAGACCAGGGAACAGGCAGAAGCTTTACGAGCGATGGAATGTGATGTGGCTCAGGGGTATTATTTTGCCAGGCCCATGCAGCCCCAAGACTTTGAAGATTTGATTTTGCAGGCGGCTAAAAAGAACTAG
- the rpsO gene encoding 30S ribosomal protein S15 codes for MIDQTKKAEIIKDYQLKEGDTGSPEVQVAVLTFRINDLNEHLKIHKKDHHSRRGLLKMVGQRRNLLNYLKDKDIERYRNLIARLGLRK; via the coding sequence ATGATTGATCAGACTAAAAAAGCAGAGATTATCAAGGATTATCAGTTGAAGGAAGGTGACACCGGTTCCCCGGAAGTACAGGTAGCTGTTTTAACCTTCAGAATCAATGATTTAAATGAACACTTGAAGATCCACAAGAAGGACCATCACTCAAGAAGAGGTCTGTTAAAGATGGTTGGACAGAGAAGAAACCTTCTTAATTACCTAAAGGATAAGGATATTGAAAGATACAGAAATCTTATTGCACGTTTAGGATTAAGAAAGTAG
- a CDS encoding polyribonucleotide nucleotidyltransferase, with translation MARFEDYKTFKTMVGGRPLQVEIGKVCEQANGQAMLRYGDTVVNVTCCASKEPRPDIDFFPLSVDYEERMYAAGKIPGGFIKREGRPSEKAILSSRLIDRPIRPLFPKGYRNDVVVVATVMCVDPDCAPEIVGMLGSSIVLSTSDIPWDGPTASVLVGMVDGQFVVNPTQEQREQSDMHLVVSGTKEAIMMVEAGAKEVPEQTMLDAILFAHDEIKKLVEFIEEIIREVGKTKQDVELYKVPEDIDQAVRAFAVDKMKVAIKTVDKLERLDNMDAVEVETKEHFAEIYPENGKDIASVLYNITKEAVRSMILDEGIRPDNRKPADIRPIWCETGVLPRTHGTGLFKRGQTQVLSVCTVAPASEAQTIDGIGEETEKRYMHHYNFPAFSVGEARTARSPGRREIGHGALAERALIPVLPSLEEFPYAIRVVSEVLSSNGSTSMGSTCGSCLALMDAGVPLKRPVSGIAMGLIERVEEDGSSKIAILSDIQGMEDFLGDMDFKVTGTEIGVTAIQMDIKVHGLSRQILEDALNQAKEGRMHIMREMLEEIPAPRQEMSAYAPRAITMNIDPDKTRIVIGPGGKTINRIIDETGVKIDISDDVPGLISIYSANMEGAEAAKKQIELLTKDVEVGQTYEGTVTRIMNFGAFIEILPGKEGLLHISKMAKERVEKVEDVMNIGDKVTVKVTEIDNQNRINLSRKELL, from the coding sequence ATGGCGAGATTTGAAGATTACAAAACGTTTAAAACGATGGTAGGCGGAAGACCGCTGCAGGTAGAGATTGGCAAGGTTTGTGAGCAGGCCAACGGACAGGCTATGCTGCGGTATGGTGACACAGTGGTTAACGTGACCTGCTGTGCGTCCAAGGAACCAAGACCGGACATTGACTTTTTTCCGCTGAGCGTGGATTATGAAGAAAGAATGTATGCCGCAGGTAAAATTCCCGGAGGCTTTATAAAGCGGGAAGGACGGCCGAGTGAAAAGGCAATTTTGAGCTCCCGGCTGATCGACCGGCCAATTCGGCCTTTATTCCCGAAAGGGTATCGGAATGATGTTGTGGTAGTAGCTACCGTTATGTGTGTGGATCCGGATTGTGCGCCGGAAATCGTGGGCATGCTGGGATCTTCTATCGTCCTTTCTACATCGGATATCCCATGGGACGGCCCAACGGCCTCTGTGCTGGTAGGCATGGTAGACGGTCAGTTTGTAGTAAACCCTACACAGGAACAGCGAGAGCAGTCCGACATGCACTTGGTGGTGTCGGGCACTAAAGAGGCCATCATGATGGTAGAGGCAGGTGCGAAGGAAGTGCCAGAGCAGACTATGCTGGATGCCATTCTCTTTGCTCACGATGAAATCAAGAAACTGGTAGAATTTATCGAGGAAATTATCCGCGAGGTTGGTAAGACAAAGCAGGACGTAGAGCTTTACAAGGTTCCGGAAGATATTGACCAGGCAGTGCGGGCTTTTGCAGTAGATAAAATGAAGGTTGCTATCAAGACGGTAGATAAGCTGGAACGGCTGGATAACATGGATGCGGTAGAGGTGGAAACGAAAGAACACTTCGCAGAGATTTATCCAGAGAATGGAAAGGATATTGCTTCCGTGTTATACAACATTACCAAGGAAGCAGTTCGTTCTATGATTTTAGATGAAGGCATTCGCCCAGATAACAGAAAGCCTGCGGACATCCGTCCGATTTGGTGTGAAACTGGTGTATTGCCGCGGACTCACGGTACCGGTTTGTTCAAGCGTGGACAGACTCAGGTCCTTTCTGTTTGCACGGTAGCTCCGGCTTCTGAAGCACAGACTATTGATGGTATTGGTGAAGAGACAGAAAAGCGTTACATGCATCACTACAACTTCCCGGCTTTCTCTGTAGGTGAGGCCAGAACAGCCAGAAGTCCTGGAAGACGAGAAATCGGACACGGAGCGTTGGCTGAAAGAGCGTTGATTCCAGTGCTGCCGAGTTTGGAAGAGTTCCCGTATGCCATTCGAGTGGTATCGGAAGTACTGTCCTCTAACGGTTCTACTTCTATGGGTTCCACCTGCGGTTCTTGTCTGGCTCTGATGGATGCCGGCGTACCGCTTAAGCGTCCTGTTTCCGGTATTGCTATGGGACTTATTGAGCGAGTAGAGGAAGATGGCAGCAGTAAAATTGCCATCCTGTCTGATATCCAGGGTATGGAAGACTTCCTGGGAGATATGGACTTTAAAGTGACTGGTACAGAGATCGGTGTAACTGCTATCCAAATGGATATTAAGGTTCACGGACTGTCCAGACAGATATTAGAGGATGCACTCAATCAGGCAAAGGAAGGCCGGATGCACATCATGAGAGAGATGCTGGAGGAGATTCCTGCGCCAAGACAGGAAATGTCTGCTTATGCACCTCGAGCTATCACCATGAATATTGATCCAGACAAGACTAGAATTGTCATCGGTCCTGGTGGAAAAACCATCAATCGGATTATCGATGAGACTGGCGTAAAGATTGACATTTCAGATGATGTACCTGGACTGATCAGCATTTACAGTGCCAACATGGAAGGGGCTGAAGCTGCTAAGAAGCAGATTGAGCTGCTGACGAAGGACGTAGAAGTGGGTCAGACTTACGAAGGTACGGTGACTCGAATCATGAATTTCGGTGCTTTCATTGAGATTCTGCCAGGTAAAGAAGGGTTGCTGCACATCTCCAAGATGGCGAAGGAACGGGTAGAGAAGGTAGAAGATGTGATGAACATCGGCGATAAGGTTACCGTTAAGGTTACAGAAATCGATAATCAGAACCGAATCAACCTGTCCAGAAAAGAACTTCTGTAA
- a CDS encoding helix-turn-helix domain-containing protein: MGMAERLQALRKKANYSQEQVSDMLGISRQAISKWESGQGKPEIDNIIKLVEIYHVSADYILLGQEDTIQVEPKQRKQLSHTAQKTIGVIAIIASTAIITVLFITALGTLSKLGF; the protein is encoded by the coding sequence ATGGGCATGGCAGAAAGGCTGCAAGCTTTGCGCAAAAAAGCAAATTACTCGCAAGAACAAGTGTCTGATATGTTAGGTATTTCGAGACAGGCTATATCCAAATGGGAAAGTGGACAAGGAAAGCCTGAGATTGATAATATTATTAAACTCGTAGAAATTTACCATGTAAGCGCTGACTACATCTTACTTGGGCAAGAAGATACTATTCAAGTTGAACCAAAGCAGAGAAAGCAATTAAGTCATACGGCACAAAAAACTATTGGCGTAATCGCCATTATAGCATCAACCGCCATTATAACAGTTCTGTTTATTACGGCATTAGGCACATTATCAAAATTGGGATTTTAA
- a CDS encoding LTA synthase family protein, producing the protein MNKINYYIDRSKQFAVKFKELYGLAGCAAVPLVLIKFMVFYGLMSVKSNLVLIWLLSWTLTYYLFKAFKNKLIPAVIYLVLSLLMFADVTYCSFFNKYLSVALLGSAGMLGDVTASIKEIMKPVNFLMLLDAAVVLGAVISHQVKDKKKKQAELVQQDELESGLGKGTASHADDQSEEESASERDILAELDAITLKETQAVEQALADGAVRESTAEGQEGVLLRADAQEEKPLGRVERKRTERKRKREKTKRLRHYRNQTIPLALILLLILTSAWSPFMQSLAKQEFYTYHIGDIAGEVLGLNGPTHIMEFADNYETEKEGPLFGVAKGKNLVVIQVESLQNFTIGLNYNGKEVTPFLNSLLEDKTVYFDNYYQQVGTGNTSDAEFATNNSIMGSIEAFTYQLYEKNYFRGLPWLLKDQGYETAVLHAHENRDFWNRDDIYPSLGFDHYYGGLIGDTERPGGNFNMTEWMGWGLTDTEFYPQAMEYIKELPEPFYSFVITLSNHHPYEMLDKYKFIDLKPEDEGTLVGNYLNSVAYTDYALSELFDEFKKAGLYEDTVFAIYGDHMGLPSSEETDQVMGRLLGHSYDWDDRMNIPLLIHIPQAADDVTQTIHHPGGQIDFLPTISYVMGLDHLDTIYLGHNLFTYKQGLVAEHAYLPYGSFFTDGYGFQMARSGVFKDGRAWDLNTREDVPVNDFYEDYVRSIEISDTSVYILQEDILRKVYEEGKSREEVFKK; encoded by the coding sequence ATGAATAAAATCAACTATTATATAGATCGAAGCAAGCAGTTTGCAGTAAAGTTCAAAGAGTTGTATGGCCTGGCAGGTTGTGCTGCTGTTCCCTTGGTACTAATAAAATTTATGGTTTTTTACGGACTCATGTCGGTGAAATCCAATCTGGTGCTTATATGGCTCCTTTCCTGGACGCTGACCTATTACTTGTTTAAAGCCTTTAAGAATAAGCTTATTCCGGCAGTCATTTATCTGGTGCTGTCTCTTTTGATGTTTGCAGATGTGACTTATTGCAGTTTCTTCAACAAATACCTATCTGTGGCGCTGCTGGGGTCAGCGGGCATGCTAGGGGATGTAACGGCCAGCATCAAGGAAATTATGAAACCTGTAAACTTTCTCATGCTGCTGGATGCAGCGGTGGTTTTGGGAGCGGTGATTTCACATCAGGTAAAGGATAAAAAGAAGAAACAGGCAGAGCTTGTTCAGCAAGATGAACTGGAATCAGGCCTTGGCAAGGGAACAGCTTCCCATGCAGACGACCAATCAGAGGAGGAATCTGCTAGTGAGAGGGATATTCTGGCAGAATTGGATGCTATCACGCTAAAGGAAACCCAGGCGGTGGAACAGGCATTAGCTGACGGGGCTGTCAGAGAATCAACTGCTGAAGGACAAGAGGGGGTGCTTCTGAGGGCAGATGCTCAGGAAGAAAAACCGCTGGGACGAGTAGAGCGTAAGCGCACGGAGCGCAAGCGCAAGCGAGAAAAGACAAAGCGGTTGCGTCACTATCGAAATCAGACCATTCCATTGGCCCTTATCCTGCTTCTAATTCTCACCAGTGCTTGGTCGCCCTTTATGCAGTCTTTGGCAAAACAGGAGTTTTATACATACCACATCGGAGACATTGCGGGGGAAGTGCTGGGGCTTAACGGTCCTACTCACATCATGGAATTTGCCGACAATTATGAGACGGAAAAGGAAGGACCCCTCTTTGGCGTGGCCAAAGGGAAAAATTTGGTGGTCATTCAGGTAGAGTCTCTGCAAAATTTTACAATTGGTTTGAACTATAATGGCAAAGAAGTGACGCCATTTTTAAACAGTCTTCTTGAGGACAAGACGGTATACTTTGACAATTATTACCAGCAGGTGGGTACTGGTAACACTTCTGATGCAGAATTTGCTACCAACAATTCCATCATGGGGTCCATTGAGGCCTTTACCTATCAGCTCTACGAAAAAAATTATTTCCGTGGACTGCCGTGGTTGCTGAAGGATCAAGGATATGAGACGGCAGTTCTTCATGCTCACGAAAACCGAGATTTCTGGAATCGAGATGACATTTATCCCAGCTTGGGGTTTGACCACTATTACGGTGGCCTCATAGGGGATACAGAGCGTCCTGGTGGAAATTTCAACATGACGGAATGGATGGGCTGGGGCCTGACTGACACGGAGTTCTATCCCCAAGCTATGGAATACATCAAGGAACTGCCAGAGCCTTTTTACAGCTTTGTTATCACTTTGTCCAATCATCACCCCTATGAGATGCTGGACAAGTACAAGTTTATCGATTTGAAGCCAGAAGATGAAGGAACCTTGGTGGGCAATTACTTGAACAGCGTAGCTTATACAGACTATGCGCTTTCAGAGCTATTTGACGAGTTTAAAAAAGCCGGTTTGTATGAAGACACGGTCTTTGCCATCTACGGCGATCATATGGGGCTGCCGTCTTCCGAGGAGACGGATCAGGTCATGGGCCGCCTGTTAGGTCATAGTTATGACTGGGATGATCGGATGAACATTCCGCTGCTGATTCACATCCCTCAAGCAGCGGATGACGTGACACAGACGATCCATCACCCGGGAGGGCAGATTGACTTCCTGCCTACCATTTCTTATGTTATGGGGCTGGATCATCTGGATACTATTTATTTGGGTCACAATCTATTCACTTATAAACAGGGTCTGGTAGCGGAGCATGCCTATCTGCCTTATGGCTCCTTCTTCACCGATGGCTACGGCTTCCAGATGGCTCGATCCGGTGTGTTTAAAGATGGCAGGGCCTGGGATTTAAACACGAGAGAAGATGTGCCTGTAAATGATTTTTATGAAGATTATGTTCGTTCTATAGAAATATCAGATACTTCGGTATACATTCTGCAGGAGGATATTTTGCGAAAGGTATATGAAGAAGGTAAAAGCAGAGAAGAGGTCTTTAAAAAGTAG